Proteins from one Blattabacterium cuenoti genomic window:
- the obgE gene encoding GTPase ObgE: MKNCFIDFIKIYCKSGNGGSGCVHFYRDKSITKGGPDGGTGGKGGNIIIQGNSSIYTFFHLRYNKHCIAKSGSPGKGNNLTGSNGKDFLIIVPIGTIIKDEKKNIIMEITKNYETKILFEGGKGGKGNSFFKNSMNQSPYYAQPGIKTKGYWIFLELKILADVGLIGFPNTGKSTLLSVITKAKPKIGNFAFTTKKPQLGVLKMNFNSFLIADIPGIIEKASEGKGLGYHFLRHVERNYILLFLISSETKNIKQEYFILLNELNKFNSNLLKKKRLLVISKSDLIDNKKKETIIKIFLKIKENIMFISSFTKEGLIQLKKKLWKLIQN; this comes from the coding sequence ATGAAAAATTGTTTTATTGATTTTATAAAAATTTATTGTAAAAGTGGAAATGGAGGATCTGGATGTGTTCATTTTTATAGGGATAAATCTATAACTAAAGGAGGTCCAGATGGAGGAACAGGAGGAAAAGGTGGAAATATTATTATTCAAGGAAATTCTAGTATTTATACTTTTTTTCATTTAAGATATAATAAACACTGTATAGCAAAATCAGGATCTCCTGGAAAAGGAAATAATCTTACTGGATCCAATGGAAAAGATTTTTTAATAATTGTTCCAATAGGAACTATAATTAAAGATGAAAAAAAAAATATAATAATGGAAATTACTAAAAATTATGAAACAAAAATTTTATTTGAAGGTGGAAAAGGAGGAAAAGGAAATTCTTTTTTTAAAAATTCAATGAATCAATCTCCTTATTATGCACAACCAGGTATTAAAACAAAAGGATATTGGATTTTTTTAGAATTAAAAATTTTAGCAGATGTAGGATTAATAGGATTTCCAAATACTGGAAAATCAACTCTTCTTTCCGTTATTACAAAAGCAAAACCTAAAATAGGTAATTTTGCTTTTACAACTAAAAAACCACAATTAGGTGTATTAAAAATGAATTTTAATTCTTTTTTAATAGCAGATATTCCTGGTATTATAGAAAAAGCTTCTGAAGGAAAAGGGTTAGGTTATCATTTTCTTAGACATGTAGAAAGAAACTATATTTTATTATTTTTAATTTCTTCAGAAACAAAAAATATAAAACAAGAATATTTTATTTTATTAAATGAATTAAATAAATTTAATTCAAATCTTTTAAAAAAAAAACGTTTATTAGTTATTTCTAAATCGGATTTAATTGATAATAAAAAAAAAGAAACAATTATAAAAATATTTTTAAAGATAAAAGAAAATATTATGTTTATTTCTTCTTTTACAAAAGAAGGATTAATACAATTGAAAAAAAAATTATGGAAATTAATTCAAAATTAA
- a CDS encoding nucleoside monophosphate kinase — translation MIHIILFGPPGCGKGTQAKIIANKFGFIHLSTGMIFRNHIKKKTKLGKLVSSYINKGMLVPDIITTNMLYIEIQKYFYAKGIIYDGYPRTKNQLISLEKILKKFFLGTINIIFYFSIQKNLIINRLLKRGETSLRNDDINIITVKKRIEEYKKETSLVWKNNHKWINNLFKLNASLSVKEISIFIEKKIINFLQKN, via the coding sequence ATGATACATATTATATTGTTCGGGCCTCCTGGATGTGGAAAAGGAACTCAAGCTAAAATTATTGCAAATAAATTTGGTTTTATTCATTTATCTACTGGAATGATATTTAGAAATCATATAAAGAAAAAAACAAAGTTAGGAAAACTTGTTAGTTCTTATATTAATAAAGGAATGTTAGTTCCTGATATTATTACTACAAATATGTTATATATAGAAATACAAAAATATTTTTATGCCAAAGGAATTATTTATGATGGGTATCCTAGAACAAAAAATCAACTTATTTCTTTAGAAAAAATTTTAAAAAAATTTTTTTTAGGAACAATAAATATAATTTTTTATTTTTCTATTCAAAAAAATTTAATAATAAATAGATTATTAAAAAGAGGAGAAACTAGTTTAAGAAATGATGATATTAATATTATAACAGTTAAAAAAAGAATAGAAGAATATAAAAAAGAAACTTCTTTAGTTTGGAAAAATAATCATAAATGGATAAATAATTTATTTAAATTAAATGCTTCTCTTTCTGTAAAAGAAATTTCTATTTTTATAGAAAAAAAAATAATTAATTTTTTACAAAAAAATTAA
- the lpdA gene encoding dihydrolipoyl dehydrogenase produces the protein MHFDVIILGSGPGGYVASIRASQLGMKTAIIEKESLGGVCLNWGCIPTKSLLNSAKILHYIKKNGQLFGIKNDQIKIDYSQILSKSKNIVEKMRKGISFLMKKNGIHVISGNAILKKGKKIEIYKNEKNIAEYSATHIIISTGAKPKIEKKFQNNQKIITYKEALSLPHLPKKMIIIGSGAIGLEFAYFYHSMGTDVSIIEICSKLFPSGDNEISDYLKFSFEKKGIKIYTSSSIKKIFDKNEKIIVEIKSPKGDIILDANKVLYAIGITPNINNIGLEDIGIQIEKEFIYVDDNYKTNINGYYAIGDVIQTPSLAHVASHEAINCVENIKGLNCQKINYNNIPKCVYSFPEIASVGYTEIESRQKGFHIKVSKFPFNALGRAISDENTDGFVKVIFDDKYDEWLGCHMIGNNVTDLISEVVVARKLEATSYEIIGSIHPHPSLSESILESVSNAYGRSIHL, from the coding sequence ATGCATTTTGATGTTATTATTTTAGGTAGTGGCCCAGGAGGTTATGTTGCTTCTATACGTGCGTCACAATTAGGAATGAAAACAGCGATAATTGAAAAGGAATCTCTTGGAGGAGTTTGTTTAAATTGGGGGTGTATTCCTACAAAATCTCTTTTAAATAGTGCCAAAATTTTACATTATATAAAAAAAAATGGACAACTTTTTGGAATTAAAAATGATCAAATCAAAATAGATTATTCTCAAATACTTTCTAAAAGTAAAAATATAGTAGAAAAAATGAGAAAAGGAATTTCATTTTTAATGAAAAAAAACGGAATTCATGTTATTTCCGGAAATGCAATTTTAAAAAAAGGAAAAAAAATTGAAATTTATAAAAATGAAAAAAATATAGCAGAATATTCTGCTACACATATTATTATTTCTACTGGAGCAAAACCTAAAATTGAAAAAAAATTTCAAAATAATCAAAAAATAATAACATATAAAGAAGCTCTTTCTTTACCTCATTTACCTAAAAAAATGATTATTATAGGTTCTGGTGCTATAGGATTAGAGTTTGCTTATTTTTATCATTCTATGGGAACAGATGTTTCTATCATAGAAATTTGTTCAAAACTTTTTCCAAGTGGAGATAATGAAATATCTGATTATTTAAAATTTTCTTTTGAAAAAAAAGGAATTAAAATTTATACATCTTCTTCTATAAAAAAAATTTTTGATAAAAATGAAAAAATTATAGTAGAAATTAAATCACCTAAAGGTGATATTATTTTAGATGCAAATAAAGTTCTTTATGCTATTGGTATTACTCCTAATATTAATAATATTGGATTAGAAGATATAGGAATTCAAATTGAAAAAGAATTTATTTATGTAGATGATAATTATAAAACAAATATAAATGGATATTATGCTATTGGAGATGTAATTCAAACTCCTTCTTTAGCTCATGTTGCTTCACATGAAGCGATAAATTGTGTTGAAAATATAAAAGGATTAAATTGTCAAAAAATCAATTATAATAATATTCCAAAATGTGTTTATTCTTTTCCTGAAATAGCTTCAGTTGGATATACTGAAATAGAATCTAGACAAAAAGGATTTCATATTAAAGTATCTAAATTTCCATTTAATGCTCTTGGTAGAGCTATTTCTGATGAAAACACTGATGGTTTTGTTAAAGTAATTTTTGATGATAAATATGATGAATGGTTAGGATGCCATATGATTGGAAATAATGTTACAGATTTAATTTCAGAAGTAGTTGTTGCAAGAAAATTAGAAGCTACAAGCTATGAAATTATAGGAAGTATTCATCCTCATCCTTCATTAAGTGAATCTATTTTAGAATCTGTATCTAATGCTTATGGTAGATCTATTCATTTATAA
- the fsa gene encoding fructose-6-phosphate aldolase yields MKFFIDTANLKEINEAKLLGILDGVTTNPSLISKESFSSKKEIENHYISICNILQNKENVSAEIISTNYEEMIKEGEKLSLLHPRIVVKVPMTCDGIKAIKYFSYKKIKTNCTLIFSSSQALFAAKVGANYVSPFIGRIDDISYDGLNLIKEIKKIYDNYNFKTKILAASIRHPLHIIECSKIGIYAITSPIKVIYSLLNHPLTNIGLEKFLIDYKNKIN; encoded by the coding sequence ATGAAATTTTTTATAGATACGGCAAATTTAAAGGAAATTAACGAAGCAAAATTATTGGGGATATTAGATGGAGTTACTACAAATCCATCTTTAATTTCTAAAGAATCTTTTTCTAGTAAAAAAGAAATTGAAAATCATTATATATCTATATGTAATATCCTACAAAATAAAGAAAATGTAAGTGCAGAAATTATTAGCACAAATTATGAAGAAATGATTAAAGAAGGAGAAAAACTTTCTCTTCTTCATCCAAGAATAGTAGTAAAAGTACCTATGACATGTGATGGGATCAAAGCTATTAAATATTTTTCATATAAAAAAATAAAAACTAATTGTACTTTAATTTTTTCTTCAAGTCAAGCTTTATTTGCAGCTAAAGTTGGTGCTAATTATGTATCTCCATTTATAGGAAGAATAGATGATATATCTTATGATGGATTAAATTTAATAAAAGAAATAAAAAAAATATATGATAATTATAATTTTAAAACGAAAATTTTAGCAGCATCCATTCGTCATCCTTTACATATTATAGAATGTTCAAAAATTGGAATATACGCTATTACTTCTCCCATAAAAGTGATTTATTCTTTACTTAATCATCCTTTAACAAATATAGGATTAGAAAAATTTTTAATTGATTATAAAAATAAAATAAATTAA
- the bamD gene encoding outer membrane protein assembly factor BamD has translation MNMKVIFLIIIFMSFFESCVISKKKYVSLELEKENELIEENLFESGKYYYFSSLNFNLDKNKTDIAINKFNQFIKKYPKSLKIKEVYKLLNDLLMKIERKNYYIANLYFIMHKYQTSLDYFQDFIKDFPESNFKEKVLYKICVSQYKLYKKKDFIKSYNDYMKYFSYYKNNTKKLKILYKKLKN, from the coding sequence ATGAATATGAAAGTTATTTTTTTAATAATAATATTTATGAGTTTTTTTGAAAGTTGTGTTATTTCTAAAAAAAAATATGTTTCTTTAGAATTAGAAAAAGAAAATGAATTAATAGAAGAAAATTTATTTGAAAGTGGTAAATATTATTATTTTTCTTCTTTAAACTTTAATCTAGATAAAAATAAAACTGATATAGCAATTAATAAATTCAATCAATTCATTAAAAAATATCCTAAAAGTTTAAAAATAAAAGAAGTTTATAAATTACTTAATGATTTATTAATGAAAATAGAAAGAAAAAATTATTATATAGCTAATTTATATTTTATAATGCATAAATATCAAACTTCTTTAGATTATTTTCAAGATTTTATAAAAGATTTTCCAGAAAGTAATTTTAAAGAAAAAGTATTATATAAAATTTGTGTATCCCAATATAAATTATATAAAAAAAAAGATTTCATAAAATCATATAATGATTATATGAAGTATTTTTCATATTATAAAAATAATACTAAAAAATTAAAAATTTTATATAAAAAATTAAAAAATTAA
- a CDS encoding ferritin, with protein sequence MLNDKIQLELIKQLNRESESSQLYLSMAYCVEKKGFEGICEFLYDHSNEERKHMLKLIRYLNKRGGDITLNNIFLKKITYGCLKELFQILFEHEKKISNKINFLVELSLEKKDYFTYNFLQWYVKEQIEEESLIKRILDKIQLIGEDKGGLYLFDKDMKNFHKNKKL encoded by the coding sequence ATGCTTAATGATAAAATACAATTAGAATTAATAAAACAATTAAATAGAGAATCAGAATCTTCTCAATTATATTTATCTATGGCTTATTGCGTAGAAAAAAAAGGATTTGAAGGAATATGTGAATTTTTATATGATCATTCTAATGAAGAAAGAAAACATATGTTAAAATTAATCAGATATCTTAATAAAAGAGGAGGTGATATTACTTTAAATAATATTTTTTTAAAAAAAATAACATATGGATGTTTAAAAGAATTATTTCAAATATTATTTGAACATGAAAAAAAAATTTCTAATAAAATTAATTTTTTAGTTGAATTATCTTTAGAAAAGAAAGATTATTTTACATATAATTTTTTACAATGGTATGTTAAAGAACAAATAGAAGAAGAATCTTTAATTAAGAGAATTTTAGATAAAATTCAATTAATAGGAGAAGATAAAGGCGGATTATATTTATTTGATAAAGATATGAAAAATTTTCATAAAAATAAAAAATTATGA
- the dapA gene encoding 4-hydroxy-tetrahydrodipicolinate synthase: MKKLYGTGVALVTPFKKDGKIDFNGIEKLVKYVLDNEVDYLVALGTTAETATLKKEERRDIIKCIQSKNYKKLPLILGIGGNDTINIINQINKIKNLSDFYAILSVSPYYNRPSQEGIYEHFKSIVNSTEAKIIIYNVPKRTGSNITPNTVLRLANNFNNIIGIKEASGNILQSYKILEKKPQNFSVISGDDFITLPIILGGGEGVISVIAQGYPNKISKMVSLARKNQVEKAFSIFYEIIDMIDLIYEEGNPTGIKTFLSIKKICNPYVRLPLLIGSYSLKEKMMNLINKKNRN; the protein is encoded by the coding sequence ATGAAAAAATTATATGGAACAGGTGTAGCGTTGGTTACTCCTTTTAAAAAAGATGGAAAAATTGATTTCAATGGAATTGAAAAACTAGTAAAATATGTTTTAGATAATGAAGTTGATTATTTAGTAGCATTAGGAACTACAGCTGAAACTGCTACTCTAAAAAAAGAGGAAAGAAGAGATATTATTAAATGTATTCAAAGTAAAAATTATAAAAAACTTCCTTTAATATTAGGAATTGGAGGGAATGATACAATTAATATTATAAATCAAATAAATAAAATAAAAAATTTATCAGATTTTTATGCTATATTATCAGTTTCTCCTTATTATAATAGACCTTCTCAAGAAGGAATATATGAACATTTTAAATCTATTGTAAATTCTACTGAAGCAAAAATTATTATTTATAATGTTCCTAAAAGAACAGGATCTAATATAACTCCAAATACTGTTTTACGTTTAGCTAATAATTTTAATAATATTATAGGAATAAAAGAAGCTTCTGGAAATATATTGCAATCTTATAAAATTCTTGAAAAAAAACCTCAAAATTTTAGTGTTATTTCAGGAGATGATTTTATTACTTTACCTATAATATTAGGTGGAGGAGAAGGTGTAATATCCGTCATTGCTCAAGGATATCCTAATAAAATTTCTAAAATGGTTTCTTTAGCTAGAAAAAATCAAGTAGAAAAAGCTTTTTCTATTTTTTATGAAATTATTGATATGATAGATTTAATTTATGAAGAAGGGAATCCTACAGGGATTAAAACTTTTTTAAGTATAAAAAAAATATGTAATCCATATGTAAGATTACCATTATTAATTGGAAGTTACTCTTTAAAAGAAAAAATGATGAATTTAATAAATAAAAAAAATAGAAATTAA
- a CDS encoding RNA recognition motif domain-containing protein — MDNTKLYVGNLSYDMTEQELKKYFESIGEVTHAKIIFDESTSNKRSKGFGFIEMSNEENAKKAIEKLNGTEFMGRNIIVSAARPRTKKDY; from the coding sequence ATGGACAATACGAAATTATATGTAGGTAACTTATCTTATGATATGACAGAACAAGAATTAAAAAAATATTTTGAATCTATAGGAGAAGTAACTCATGCTAAGATAATTTTTGATGAATCTACATCAAATAAAAGAAGTAAAGGATTTGGATTCATAGAAATGTCTAATGAAGAAAACGCAAAAAAAGCTATAGAAAAATTAAATGGGACAGAATTTATGGGAAGAAATATTATTGTATCTGCAGCTAGACCTAGAACAAAAAAAGATTATTAA
- the pncB gene encoding nicotinate phosphoribosyltransferase, which produces MNNFSIISSLLDNDFYKFTMQNAVLKLFPLVKAKYEFINRGKYSFPKNFANILKENLNKMSYLKLSNKERIFLEKYCPYLDSSYLDFLNQYQYNPKEVNIYQKGKNIKMNIEGLWSRTILWEVPLMAIISELYYKLTGIKRLSDKNIIILTKEKLKKYKKLKVKIGEFGTRRRYSYQVHKLILKILIEEGYPFFIGSSNVHLSHIFSIKPIGTKGHEWIMFHAAKYGFNIADRIAMENWLNIYKGNLGIALSDTYTSSIFFKNFNKKLSNTFKGIRHDSGDPISFIKKTIKHYKKFKINPIKKKIVFSDNLNPDKVAFISSFCKNKINPFFGIGTNFTNDVGPPSMNIVIKMIKTIPKKNWISVVKLSNVEKKSTGKKNMIFFAKKILHL; this is translated from the coding sequence ATGAATAATTTTTCTATTATATCATCATTATTGGATAATGATTTTTATAAATTTACTATGCAAAATGCTGTTCTTAAATTATTTCCATTAGTAAAAGCTAAATATGAATTTATTAATAGAGGAAAATATTCTTTTCCTAAAAATTTTGCAAATATTTTAAAAGAAAATCTTAATAAAATGTCTTATTTAAAACTTTCAAATAAAGAAAGAATTTTTTTAGAAAAATATTGTCCTTATTTAGATTCCTCTTATTTAGATTTTTTAAATCAATATCAATATAATCCAAAAGAAGTAAATATATATCAAAAAGGAAAAAATATAAAAATGAATATAGAAGGATTATGGAGTAGAACTATATTATGGGAAGTTCCTTTAATGGCTATTATTTCTGAATTATATTATAAATTAACAGGAATAAAACGTTTATCTGATAAAAATATCATCATTCTTACTAAAGAAAAATTAAAAAAATATAAAAAATTAAAAGTTAAAATTGGAGAATTTGGAACAAGAAGAAGATATTCTTATCAAGTACATAAATTAATACTTAAAATTTTAATAGAAGAAGGATATCCTTTTTTTATAGGAAGTAGTAATGTTCATTTATCTCATATATTTTCCATTAAACCAATAGGAACTAAAGGACATGAATGGATTATGTTTCACGCAGCAAAATATGGATTTAATATAGCAGATCGTATAGCTATGGAAAATTGGTTAAATATTTATAAAGGAAATTTAGGTATAGCTTTATCCGATACATACACATCTTCAATTTTTTTCAAAAATTTTAATAAAAAACTTTCTAATACTTTTAAAGGAATTAGACATGATAGCGGTGATCCTATTTCTTTTATTAAAAAAACAATAAAACATTATAAAAAATTTAAAATAAATCCTATTAAAAAAAAAATTGTATTTTCTGATAATCTTAATCCAGATAAAGTGGCTTTTATTTCTTCTTTTTGTAAAAATAAAATTAATCCTTTTTTTGGAATAGGAACTAATTTTACTAATGATGTTGGTCCTCCTTCTATGAATATTGTTATTAAAATGATTAAAACCATTCCAAAAAAAAATTGGATTTCAGTAGTAAAATTATCTAATGTTGAAAAAAAATCAACTGGAAAAAAAAATATGATTTTTTTTGCTAAAAAAATCCTTCATTTATGA
- the miaB gene encoding tRNA (N6-isopentenyl adenosine(37)-C2)-methylthiotransferase MiaB: MENNKKELNNSFYIENYGCQMNVSDSEIVISILFKNGFFLSKNLKEANIILFNSCSIRKKAELTLNNRLEELQYLKRKNKILFGIIGCLSKQFRDILLKKKKIDFFVNPNSYKEIPNFIKNAIIGKPYIYSNNQKNETYSDINPFYLKKITTFLSITRGCNNMCTFCVVPFTRGREISSNPYYIIEECKRLYKNGYKEITLLGQNVDSYKWNNMDFSDLLNFLAPEIPFMRIRFSTSNPHDMSDKILEVISKHSNICKHIHLPVQSGSNKILKLMNRKYTREKYISLIKKIRKIIPECSISHDIMTGFCNEEEKDHQDTIDLMNEIQYNYGYMFSYSSRPGTYAYRKLKDNVPHYVKKKRLKEIIDLQKKHSLFRMKEYVGKIQEVLIEGESKKNNQYWYGRNTQNLVIVFPKESYKIGQFTYVKITETTSATLIGKIYKDVKK, encoded by the coding sequence ATGGAAAACAATAAAAAAGAATTAAACAATAGTTTTTATATTGAAAATTATGGATGTCAAATGAATGTATCAGATAGTGAAATAGTAATTTCTATTTTATTTAAAAATGGATTTTTTTTATCAAAAAATTTAAAAGAAGCAAATATAATTTTATTTAATTCTTGTTCTATTAGAAAAAAAGCAGAATTAACATTAAACAATAGATTAGAAGAATTACAATATTTAAAAAGAAAAAATAAAATTTTATTTGGTATTATAGGATGTTTATCTAAACAATTTAGAGATATTCTTTTAAAGAAAAAAAAAATTGATTTTTTTGTAAATCCTAATTCTTATAAAGAAATACCTAATTTTATTAAAAATGCTATAATTGGAAAACCATATATTTATTCAAATAATCAAAAAAATGAAACATATTCAGATATAAATCCATTTTATTTAAAAAAAATAACAACTTTTTTAAGTATAACTAGAGGATGCAATAATATGTGTACATTTTGTGTAGTTCCTTTTACAAGAGGAAGAGAAATAAGCAGTAATCCATATTATATAATTGAGGAATGTAAACGATTATATAAAAATGGATATAAAGAAATAACTCTTTTAGGACAAAATGTTGATTCTTATAAATGGAACAATATGGATTTTTCTGATTTATTAAATTTTTTAGCTCCAGAAATACCTTTCATGAGAATAAGATTTTCTACATCTAATCCTCATGATATGTCGGATAAAATATTAGAAGTTATTTCTAAACATTCTAACATTTGTAAACATATTCATTTACCTGTTCAATCTGGAAGTAATAAAATATTAAAATTAATGAATAGAAAATATACACGTGAAAAATATATTTCTTTAATTAAAAAAATTAGAAAAATAATTCCTGAATGTTCTATATCACATGATATTATGACTGGTTTTTGTAATGAAGAAGAAAAAGATCATCAAGATACTATTGATTTAATGAATGAAATTCAATATAATTATGGTTATATGTTTTCTTATTCTTCTAGACCAGGAACTTATGCATATAGAAAATTAAAAGATAATGTCCCACATTATGTTAAAAAAAAACGATTAAAAGAAATTATTGATTTACAAAAAAAACATTCATTATTCAGAATGAAAGAATATGTAGGAAAAATACAAGAAGTTTTAATAGAAGGTGAATCTAAAAAAAATAATCAATATTGGTATGGAAGAAATACACAAAATTTAGTTATAGTTTTTCCTAAAGAATCCTATAAAATAGGACAATTTACATATGTAAAAATAACAGAAACTACTTCTGCTACTTTAATTGGAAAAATTTATAAAGATGTAAAAAAATAA
- a CDS encoding sigma 54-interacting transcriptional regulator: MESIQNIKQKFGIIGYDYALHQAIEKAIQVAPTDISVLVLGESGVGKEFIPKIIHQFSSRKHHSYIAVNCGAIPEGTIDSELFGHEKGSFTGAISMRKGYFEGVNGGTIFLDEVGELPLTTQVRLLRILESGEFIKVGSSKIQKTNIRIVAATNLNMIESIQKGKFREDLYYRLNTVQINVPPLRCRKNDIKFLFKKFANDFAEKYHMPSVTLTEGSLKYLENYYWPGNIRQLKNIAEQISVVETKREISVEKLKEYIPENIPSISFSHNENFFKGLSKERDFLYKILFDMKKNFNDLKNITFQLIKNHTNTRFIKENQQLMEKIFGKMIYNKDNSIFQLEDSYKLSEDDNNLDYEEVEEDSFDNLNESSSISLEKKEIEFIQKALKKNNGKRRKTAKELGISERTLYRKIKQYGL, from the coding sequence ATGGAATCTATCCAAAATATAAAACAAAAATTTGGAATCATTGGATATGATTATGCTTTACATCAAGCTATAGAAAAAGCAATACAAGTTGCACCTACAGATATATCTGTTTTAGTTCTTGGAGAAAGTGGAGTAGGAAAAGAATTTATTCCAAAAATTATTCATCAATTTTCTTCTAGAAAACATCATTCTTATATTGCTGTAAATTGTGGAGCAATTCCAGAAGGAACTATTGATAGTGAACTGTTTGGTCATGAAAAAGGATCTTTTACAGGAGCAATAAGTATGCGTAAAGGATATTTTGAAGGAGTGAATGGAGGAACTATCTTTTTAGATGAAGTAGGAGAATTACCTTTAACTACACAAGTTCGTCTTCTTAGAATATTAGAATCAGGAGAATTTATTAAAGTTGGTTCTTCCAAAATTCAAAAAACTAATATACGAATTGTTGCTGCTACTAATTTAAATATGATAGAATCTATACAAAAAGGAAAATTTAGAGAAGATTTATATTATAGACTTAATACAGTACAAATTAACGTTCCTCCTTTACGTTGTCGTAAAAATGATATTAAATTTTTATTTAAAAAATTTGCTAATGATTTTGCAGAAAAATACCATATGCCTTCAGTAACACTTACTGAAGGATCTTTAAAATATTTAGAAAATTATTATTGGCCAGGAAATATCAGACAATTAAAAAATATTGCAGAACAAATTTCTGTAGTAGAAACTAAACGTGAAATTTCCGTAGAAAAATTAAAAGAATATATTCCAGAAAATATTCCTTCAATATCATTTTCTCATAATGAAAATTTTTTTAAAGGACTTTCTAAAGAAAGAGATTTTTTATATAAAATTTTATTTGATATGAAAAAAAATTTTAATGATTTAAAAAATATTACTTTTCAATTAATTAAAAATCATACTAATACAAGATTTATTAAAGAAAATCAACAACTTATGGAAAAAATTTTTGGAAAAATGATTTATAATAAGGATAACTCTATTTTTCAATTAGAAGATTCATATAAATTATCTGAAGATGATAATAATTTAGATTATGAAGAAGTAGAAGAAGATTCATTTGATAATTTAAATGAATCTTCTTCTATTTCTTTAGAAAAAAAAGAAATAGAATTTATTCAAAAAGCTTTAAAAAAAAATAATGGAAAAAGAAGAAAAACAGCAAAAGAATTAGGAATTTCAGAAAGAACATTATATAGAAAAATTAAACAATATGGATTATAA
- the secG gene encoding preprotein translocase subunit SecG yields MTYITLSGFFIILMCFLLIIFILIQNPKKESINQTFMEKNFRFFGIKRTNTFLENITWFLSIIIFFLILLFNFFLKLNMT; encoded by the coding sequence ATGACATATATAACTTTATCTGGATTTTTTATTATTCTAATGTGTTTTCTTCTTATAATATTTATACTTATACAAAATCCTAAAAAAGAAAGTATTAATCAAACTTTTATGGAAAAAAATTTTAGATTTTTTGGTATTAAAAGAACAAATACATTTTTAGAAAATATTACTTGGTTTTTATCTATTATTATATTTTTTTTAATTTTATTATTTAATTTTTTTTTAAAATTAAATATGACATAA
- a CDS encoding co-chaperone GroES — translation MVEVKIKPLADRVLVQPDPAETKTASGIIIPDTAKEKPQKGTIIAVGKGKKNEPMILKEGDRVLYGKYSGTELKWEGKEYLIMRESDIIAII, via the coding sequence ATGGTGGAAGTAAAGATTAAACCTTTAGCAGATCGTGTTCTTGTACAACCTGATCCTGCTGAAACAAAAACAGCTTCAGGTATTATTATTCCTGATACTGCAAAAGAAAAACCACAAAAAGGAACTATAATTGCGGTAGGTAAAGGCAAAAAGAATGAACCTATGATTCTAAAAGAAGGAGATAGAGTTTTATACGGAAAATATTCTGGAACAGAATTAAAATGGGAAGGTAAGGAATACCTCATTATGCGAGAGTCTGATATAATAGCTATCATATGA